In the Phycisphaerales bacterium genome, one interval contains:
- a CDS encoding dipeptidase, with amino-acid sequence MSNDSKPVLDHLATTSEARLERLCHVLRFPSVGTDSAFDKDTRACAEWLVNDLKECGLKAELRETEGQPLVYAHHPGPGGDAPHILYYGHYDVQPADPLELWDSPPFEPTILDGKHGKRIVARGAVDDKGQVRTILEALRAWHDVNETFPFQVSVLIEGEEESGSHSLPGYLSKHAEELKADVCIISDTGMWNIDTPAITTMLRGVLSTEVTLHGPDHDLHSGMYGGAVANPINGLALALGQLIDAEGRIQIPGFYDGIIPITEQQKQQWAELGFSEEETVKDVGMTAGTGEAGFSALERIWARPTCDLNGIIGGYTGEGGKTIIASKASSKISCRLVPGMDGDKIATALQEFFEARTPPGCHWEFGKTHVAPAIRVPTESCWVDACCEALTEIYDKEAVLIGCGGSIPVAAFFKDILDLDCLLVGFGLDDDRIHSPNEKFELTCLEKGAASHVAMIAHFAKCPAGMSC; translated from the coding sequence ATGTCAAATGATTCAAAGCCCGTCTTAGATCACCTCGCAACGACAAGTGAAGCTCGCCTGGAGCGACTCTGTCATGTGCTTCGATTTCCGAGTGTCGGCACAGACTCCGCTTTTGACAAAGATACAAGAGCTTGCGCTGAATGGCTTGTCAATGATCTTAAGGAATGTGGACTGAAGGCGGAACTGCGCGAAACAGAAGGCCAACCTCTTGTCTATGCACATCATCCAGGGCCTGGTGGTGATGCACCACACATTCTCTATTACGGACACTATGACGTTCAGCCCGCAGACCCTCTCGAACTTTGGGATTCACCCCCGTTCGAACCAACCATCCTCGATGGAAAACACGGAAAGCGCATTGTGGCGCGTGGTGCTGTTGATGATAAAGGCCAGGTACGGACGATCCTTGAAGCACTACGAGCCTGGCATGATGTCAATGAAACATTCCCCTTCCAAGTCAGTGTTCTCATTGAAGGAGAAGAAGAGTCAGGCAGTCATAGCTTGCCAGGCTACCTAAGCAAACATGCTGAAGAACTTAAGGCCGATGTCTGCATCATCAGTGACACTGGTATGTGGAATATTGATACACCAGCGATTACCACCATGCTGCGGGGTGTTCTAAGTACAGAGGTCACACTCCATGGCCCCGATCATGATCTTCACTCCGGCATGTATGGCGGTGCAGTTGCAAATCCAATCAACGGCCTCGCCCTGGCCCTTGGCCAGCTGATTGATGCAGAAGGACGCATCCAGATTCCTGGCTTCTATGACGGCATCATTCCGATCACCGAGCAACAGAAACAACAATGGGCCGAACTCGGTTTCAGCGAAGAAGAAACCGTCAAGGACGTGGGCATGACCGCGGGTACCGGAGAAGCAGGCTTCTCTGCTCTGGAGCGCATTTGGGCACGTCCTACCTGCGACCTTAATGGCATCATTGGTGGCTACACCGGTGAAGGCGGGAAGACAATCATTGCATCCAAAGCATCTTCTAAGATTAGCTGCCGCCTTGTTCCTGGTATGGATGGCGACAAAATTGCAACTGCTTTACAAGAATTCTTCGAAGCTCGGACGCCGCCAGGCTGCCATTGGGAGTTCGGGAAGACGCATGTTGCCCCGGCCATTCGAGTACCAACTGAGTCGTGTTGGGTTGATGCATGTTGTGAAGCACTCACTGAAATCTACGACAAAGAGGCCGTACTGATTGGCTGCGGTGGTTCGATACCAGTTGCGGCTTTTTTCAAAGACATCCTTGATCTTGATTGCCTTCTCGTTGGATTTGGCCTTGATGACGATAGGATTCATTCGCCAAATGAGAAGTTTGAATTGACTTGCCTGGAGAAAGGCGCTGCTTCTCATGTGGCCATGATTGCTCACTTTGCGAAATGCCCTGCGGGAATGTCCTGCTGA
- a CDS encoding ABC transporter ATP-binding protein, with the protein MPIVETINLTKKYGDLTALDNLNLTIEEGECYGFIGPNGAGKTTTIKILATLLKPTWGEARIDGKVVGYQNGLIRPIIGYVPDFMGAYEDMVVVEYLEFFAACYNLHGKKRRQVVGDVLDLTDLSYKSNADVNSLSRGMSQRLSIARVLLHDPKMLLLDEPASGLDPRARIEIRELLKELRRMGKTILISSHILHELAELCSSVGIIEQGKLIYSGSVQDIMAQAAVGKVVHITVRDRAEEAAKLLVNVDGITKVDLTRQNNQPRIDVTINPESGLDMSDLPNRLIAQGFRLTAMQPEQLNLETAFMRLTRGLVS; encoded by the coding sequence GTGCCCATTGTTGAGACCATCAACCTGACGAAGAAGTACGGCGACCTGACGGCGCTGGACAATCTCAACCTCACTATTGAGGAGGGAGAGTGCTATGGTTTCATCGGCCCCAATGGCGCAGGCAAGACCACCACAATTAAAATTCTTGCCACCCTCCTTAAACCCACCTGGGGTGAAGCAAGAATTGATGGCAAAGTTGTTGGATATCAGAACGGTCTCATTCGTCCCATCATTGGCTATGTGCCTGACTTTATGGGTGCGTACGAAGACATGGTTGTTGTGGAATACCTTGAATTCTTTGCTGCGTGCTACAACTTACACGGGAAAAAACGCCGGCAAGTCGTCGGCGATGTCCTTGACCTGACTGATCTCTCCTATAAGTCAAACGCGGATGTCAATAGTCTGAGCCGAGGAATGAGCCAACGGCTATCCATTGCTCGCGTACTCCTGCATGATCCCAAGATGTTACTACTTGATGAACCAGCGTCTGGGCTTGATCCTCGAGCACGAATTGAAATCCGTGAGCTACTCAAAGAACTTCGTCGTATGGGTAAGACTATTCTGATTAGTTCCCACATTCTTCATGAGCTTGCAGAGCTTTGCTCCTCAGTCGGAATTATCGAACAAGGAAAACTGATCTACTCGGGGAGTGTCCAAGACATTATGGCACAAGCTGCTGTCGGAAAGGTTGTACATATCACCGTAAGAGATCGCGCTGAAGAAGCAGCCAAGCTGCTTGTGAACGTTGATGGAATCACAAAGGTTGATCTCACTAGGCAAAACAACCAACCGCGCATTGACGTGACCATTAATCCTGAGAGTGGCTTGGATATGTCAGATCTTCCAAATCGCTTGATTGCCCAGGGATTTAGGCTGACTGCGATGCAACCTGAGCAACTGAATCTTGAGACCGCTTTCATGCGACTCACAAGAGGACTGGTCTCATGA
- a CDS encoding NAD(+)/NADH kinase, producing MTVRIALLADKQRPGVTKILAKIHEVVGDHAELIDCSIDHDIPLPDGIERAMVLGGDGAMISQIRRLAGKEVPIIGVNSGRLGFLTQFDVASLEDNLESAIGPNPCLASPMLLAVHVAQPNEDTNDPMIAANDCVIHSGPPFSVIQIGLAVDESPGPIMAGDGLVIATPIGSTAHNLSAGGAIVQQTLDAFALTPLGAHTLSYRPIVLSADQTLKCTVYRANPGSTLVLDGQVQIPLKTNAEITVRRHTKRTSLVLNPTLHYWQTLREKLGWAHLPLDPHQRSN from the coding sequence ATGACCGTTCGCATCGCATTACTCGCTGACAAGCAACGCCCAGGCGTAACAAAAATTCTTGCCAAGATCCATGAGGTCGTTGGCGATCATGCTGAACTGATCGACTGTTCAATTGACCATGACATCCCACTACCAGATGGCATTGAAAGAGCGATGGTCCTTGGTGGCGATGGCGCCATGATTTCTCAGATCAGACGATTGGCCGGCAAGGAAGTCCCCATCATTGGCGTCAATAGTGGACGCCTTGGTTTCCTCACCCAGTTTGATGTGGCCTCTTTAGAGGACAATCTTGAAAGCGCTATTGGCCCCAATCCTTGTCTCGCATCACCAATGCTACTTGCAGTTCATGTCGCCCAACCAAACGAAGATACCAACGATCCAATGATCGCAGCAAATGACTGTGTCATCCATAGTGGACCACCTTTCAGTGTCATTCAGATTGGACTCGCAGTGGATGAGTCACCAGGGCCAATTATGGCGGGTGATGGCTTGGTCATTGCGACACCTATTGGCTCGACCGCCCACAATCTTTCAGCTGGCGGCGCTATTGTGCAGCAAACCCTTGACGCATTCGCCCTCACGCCACTGGGCGCTCATACACTGTCATATCGGCCAATCGTGCTCAGTGCAGATCAGACGCTGAAATGCACGGTCTACCGTGCAAACCCTGGTAGTACACTGGTTCTTGATGGCCAAGTACAGATACCTCTCAAGACGAATGCCGAAATTACTGTACGCAGACATACCAAACGAACCTCTCTGGTTTTGAATCCCACTTTGCATTACTGGCAGACATTACGAGAAAAATTAGGCTGGGCTCATCTTCCACTTGATCCCCACCAGCGGAGCAACTAA
- the serS gene encoding serine--tRNA ligase, whose amino-acid sequence MIDLKALRANPDLFKNGARLKGMDIDIDRLLLLDEQRRELMSRQEVARSQQKRLGKEVGPQLGKLKGQLKSAPDDQRPDLEAQVQLLEAKPAALKQEIHDLDEQLKSLEPEWRHLWLCVPQPPDEDVPVGASADQNVELRTWNPSWFDPAKTFEKNKGFQPKSHIELVKSLGLADFERGVKIAGSRSYVLTGDGMRLHQAILQLALQYITEEHGFQPVSVPVIVREQSMEGTAFFPHGKDQAYLVDEQHRGGTHDLWLTGTGEVSLMSLHSDEILNVDQLPLKYATCSTCFRREAGAAGKDTAGLYRIHQFDKVEQVVICRADEEESRAWHKTMLGIVESLLQQLELPYRLLQCCTGDLGPKNADMIDIECWMPSRGDEDADGMPKGHWGETHSASRLYDYQCRRLNIRYNDADQRAICHSLNNTVVASPRILIPILELYQNQDGSVTVPEVLRPLMRGKEVIR is encoded by the coding sequence ATGATTGACCTCAAGGCATTGCGAGCGAATCCTGATCTCTTCAAGAACGGGGCCCGACTAAAAGGCATGGACATCGATATTGATCGTCTGCTGTTGCTGGACGAACAAAGACGTGAGCTCATGTCTCGACAGGAAGTAGCCCGCAGCCAACAAAAACGACTTGGAAAAGAAGTAGGCCCACAACTTGGCAAACTAAAGGGGCAACTCAAATCCGCTCCTGATGATCAGCGCCCTGATCTCGAAGCACAAGTCCAATTACTTGAAGCGAAACCTGCGGCACTTAAGCAAGAAATTCATGACCTTGATGAACAGCTCAAATCGCTTGAACCAGAATGGCGCCATTTATGGTTGTGTGTACCGCAGCCGCCTGACGAAGATGTACCAGTTGGTGCATCGGCCGATCAAAATGTTGAGCTTCGCACATGGAATCCATCATGGTTCGACCCCGCTAAGACATTTGAGAAAAACAAAGGATTCCAACCCAAGAGTCATATCGAACTTGTCAAATCGCTTGGACTTGCCGACTTTGAGCGCGGCGTAAAAATAGCTGGCTCGCGAAGCTATGTCCTAACCGGCGATGGCATGCGTTTACATCAGGCCATCTTACAACTCGCCCTGCAATACATCACTGAAGAGCACGGCTTTCAACCTGTGTCCGTACCCGTGATCGTTCGCGAACAGAGCATGGAGGGCACAGCCTTCTTCCCACACGGTAAGGATCAAGCTTACCTTGTTGACGAACAACATCGTGGTGGCACTCATGACTTGTGGCTAACAGGAACTGGTGAAGTTTCCTTGATGTCGCTCCATTCAGATGAGATCCTTAATGTGGATCAACTACCTCTGAAATATGCGACCTGCTCAACCTGCTTCCGCCGAGAAGCTGGCGCTGCCGGCAAGGATACGGCGGGGCTCTACAGAATTCACCAGTTTGATAAGGTTGAACAAGTCGTCATTTGCAGAGCGGATGAGGAAGAATCGAGAGCCTGGCACAAAACGATGCTGGGAATCGTTGAATCACTTTTGCAACAACTTGAACTGCCCTATCGATTACTCCAGTGCTGCACCGGTGATTTGGGGCCAAAGAATGCAGATATGATTGATATCGAGTGCTGGATGCCGTCACGAGGCGATGAGGATGCTGATGGCATGCCAAAAGGACATTGGGGTGAAACACACTCTGCTTCAAGGCTCTACGACTACCAGTGTAGACGACTCAATATCCGCTACAACGATGCAGACCAGCGAGCCATTTGTCATTCACTCAATAATACCGTTGTTGCAAGTCCACGCATTCTGATTCCCATACTTGAGCTTTACCAAAATCAAGATGGTTCAGTGACGGTGCCCGAAGTACTTCGGCCGTTGATGCGGGGCAAAGAAGTAATCCGTTAA
- the tilS gene encoding tRNA lysidine(34) synthetase TilS codes for MIRLQHGSTICEMTPRSGSCSTLPLAARRHWLVGELDAVLTRLEVDLRRVVIACSGGADSTALLLAASVISDRSDQVQDSRPLVVYVHHHLRSEADQEAKDVATLSDRIGMPFRCVNIKPAEEKGSLAAAARSLRYSSLLEEASRVGAQAVLTAHHADDQLETVLMSLARGAGVAGISGMSQKRMLRSDRTEGIMLVRPLLHVTHQILCEYCSLAQVPWSEDASNLDPQSPRIRVRSEVTPVLESIWPGTSRRSSITAEVLEQAALALEEKVAHIFGPPEVTRWARSTLACHPRVLVGMGLQRAARHLGIAPDSVCQRQMLPAADAIRDDVDRPRQFDWEGGVEVHITAKEVWLSCIADGTH; via the coding sequence GTGATTCGACTGCAGCATGGTAGTACCATCTGTGAGATGACACCACGATCAGGCTCATGTTCGACACTTCCGTTGGCTGCACGCCGTCATTGGCTGGTTGGTGAGCTCGATGCTGTTCTGACTCGTTTGGAGGTTGATCTTCGTCGGGTGGTCATTGCCTGTAGTGGCGGTGCTGACTCGACAGCGCTGCTCTTGGCTGCAAGTGTAATATCTGACCGATCCGATCAAGTTCAGGATTCAAGGCCTCTCGTGGTCTACGTTCACCATCATCTCCGCTCTGAAGCAGATCAGGAGGCCAAAGATGTGGCCACATTGTCTGATCGCATTGGTATGCCTTTCCGCTGTGTGAATATCAAACCAGCTGAAGAAAAGGGGAGTCTGGCTGCAGCAGCTCGCTCACTTCGCTACAGCAGTCTGCTAGAAGAGGCGAGCCGCGTGGGCGCTCAGGCTGTCTTGACGGCACATCACGCCGATGATCAGCTTGAGACCGTGCTTATGTCCTTAGCAAGAGGGGCAGGTGTTGCCGGCATCAGCGGTATGAGTCAAAAACGTATGCTCAGGTCAGATCGTACGGAGGGGATCATGCTTGTCAGGCCCTTGCTGCATGTGACGCATCAGATACTTTGCGAGTATTGCAGTCTGGCCCAAGTGCCCTGGTCTGAAGATGCAAGCAACCTTGATCCCCAGAGTCCGCGCATTCGTGTCCGCTCAGAAGTGACACCAGTACTCGAATCGATATGGCCTGGAACATCACGTCGTAGTTCAATTACAGCAGAAGTGCTTGAGCAGGCAGCCTTGGCACTAGAAGAAAAAGTGGCGCATATTTTTGGCCCACCGGAAGTCACCAGATGGGCTCGAAGTACGTTGGCTTGTCATCCGAGAGTCTTGGTAGGGATGGGCCTACAGCGAGCGGCTAGACACCTCGGCATCGCACCTGACAGTGTTTGTCAGCGGCAGATGCTGCCTGCAGCTGATGCAATCCGAGACGACGTAGATCGGCCTCGTCAGTTTGATTGGGAAGGTGGTGTGGAAGTTCACATCACGGCAAAGGAAGTCTGGCTGTCCTGTATTGCGGACGGCACTCATTAA
- the dapF gene encoding diaminopimelate epimerase encodes MTRSFSKMHGLGNSYIFVSTFESVLISPETLAVAVSDRNRGIGSDGLIVIGPGDDSSHVSMHIYNADGSAAEMCGNGIRCACKYVYERDLCRANPMVFSTPAGLRRVWYEANEQGLIHEAQVEMGIPKFGIDAIALDQRYVDLDADGLVCLLNPVTGKPSPEIPPLHLVSMGNPHAIIFVDALDLIDMSTLGPCIEKHPAFPERINVHAVEISRELAQRSSPLKMLTWERGSGLTQACGTGAAAVCAAVVDAGYASGHMEILLPGGMLALNWPGGDTEVSLRGDAVEVCSGTLCEIAEPGDACAVMPTTHFVSDRLPHS; translated from the coding sequence ATGACCCGATCATTTTCAAAAATGCATGGCCTTGGTAATTCTTACATCTTCGTGTCAACGTTTGAATCGGTATTGATATCACCTGAAACACTAGCTGTTGCCGTGAGTGATCGAAATCGAGGCATTGGTTCAGATGGGCTTATTGTCATCGGGCCAGGAGACGATTCCTCACACGTGAGTATGCACATTTATAATGCCGATGGTAGTGCAGCGGAGATGTGTGGGAACGGTATCCGTTGTGCATGCAAGTATGTATATGAGCGAGATCTATGTCGGGCAAACCCGATGGTTTTTTCGACGCCAGCTGGTTTGCGACGTGTATGGTACGAAGCCAATGAACAGGGTTTGATTCATGAAGCTCAGGTTGAAATGGGCATTCCTAAGTTTGGTATTGATGCTATTGCCTTGGATCAGCGCTACGTTGATTTAGATGCAGATGGCCTGGTGTGTTTATTGAATCCTGTTACAGGAAAGCCGTCTCCAGAGATTCCGCCACTGCATTTGGTTTCTATGGGTAACCCACATGCAATCATCTTCGTCGATGCTCTGGACCTCATCGATATGTCTACTTTGGGACCTTGCATTGAAAAGCACCCTGCATTTCCTGAGCGTATTAATGTGCATGCAGTTGAGATAAGTCGGGAATTAGCTCAGCGTTCATCGCCGCTGAAGATGTTGACCTGGGAGCGTGGAAGTGGTCTCACTCAGGCTTGTGGCACGGGCGCTGCAGCAGTTTGTGCCGCTGTGGTTGATGCTGGTTATGCGTCTGGGCATATGGAAATCTTGCTGCCAGGGGGGATGCTGGCGCTAAACTGGCCTGGCGGCGATACGGAAGTTTCTCTGCGTGGTGATGCGGTCGAGGTCTGCTCGGGAACGCTGTGTGAGATAGCTGAGCCAGGTGATGCTTGTGCAGTGATGCCTACGACTCACTTTGTCTCAGATCGGCTTCCCCATTCATAA
- a CDS encoding M48 family metallopeptidase produces MQLFSVLLVAVVMAVDGGLQMSLESSPVTGWYAMAVAVVPTLLLVAAAAIAIQVVRRAMDQQGSVKALRWGDRIMRLTRSGVLVMFIVSVVMFEWLTTVRHVTGDLVLLDEILVLSVPIGAMVLLWVFWYPIERRMREAVLIRQLDMGGSIRPLPTRGSYVLWKLRTNVLLLLVPLLLIVAASEIVEHALGVSDGSTTWIVEGVTIIVAASIFTLSPLVAKFILGLKPLPEGELRTELLLLCKTHSVKVREIMLWQTGGSMINAAVMGIVAPLRYIMLTDTLLEVLNRPQVLAVMAHEIGHVRRRHIPWFLVCFVAIATVLDLVSLGLIRWVLPEPNMVVQGAEMQLVAGWGDSGVQVGLLVGALVVIMLLFGWISRRFERQADTFASQHFALHIRESSEAMGQISEAAVVPMATALARITEFHALNPRGRSWRHGSIAWRQGYLESLVGKRADALPIDRTVRRIKLSAIAVLFLALVLRVLWTIGYEQDVSIQALSKTATLIGNIL; encoded by the coding sequence ATGCAGCTCTTTTCAGTGCTTTTGGTAGCAGTTGTGATGGCTGTCGATGGCGGCTTGCAGATGTCATTGGAATCATCTCCAGTGACGGGCTGGTACGCCATGGCGGTTGCGGTTGTGCCAACACTGTTATTGGTTGCGGCTGCAGCGATTGCTATTCAAGTTGTGCGGCGTGCGATGGATCAGCAAGGATCTGTCAAGGCTTTACGGTGGGGTGATCGCATTATGCGACTCACTCGCTCTGGTGTATTAGTGATGTTCATTGTGTCGGTGGTCATGTTTGAGTGGTTGACAACCGTGCGCCATGTGACCGGGGACTTGGTTCTATTAGATGAAATTCTAGTGCTGTCTGTGCCTATTGGTGCAATGGTACTTCTTTGGGTGTTCTGGTATCCAATTGAGAGGCGCATGCGAGAGGCGGTCTTAATCAGGCAACTCGACATGGGCGGATCGATTCGGCCACTTCCAACGCGCGGTTCGTACGTGCTCTGGAAGCTTCGGACAAATGTGCTCTTATTGCTGGTCCCTTTACTGTTGATTGTGGCAGCCAGTGAAATTGTTGAGCATGCTTTGGGTGTATCAGACGGGAGCACGACCTGGATTGTGGAAGGTGTAACAATAATTGTTGCAGCGTCTATTTTTACGTTGAGTCCTCTTGTAGCAAAGTTTATTTTGGGTTTAAAACCACTGCCAGAAGGTGAGTTACGTACAGAACTGTTACTCCTTTGCAAAACGCACAGCGTGAAGGTGCGAGAGATCATGCTCTGGCAAACTGGGGGCTCGATGATCAATGCAGCCGTGATGGGTATTGTTGCACCGCTGCGATACATCATGCTGACTGATACGCTTCTTGAAGTACTGAATCGTCCACAAGTGTTGGCTGTCATGGCTCATGAGATTGGTCATGTTCGTCGCAGACATATTCCTTGGTTTTTGGTTTGCTTTGTCGCGATCGCAACGGTGCTTGATTTAGTGAGTCTTGGATTAATTCGATGGGTATTGCCTGAACCAAATATGGTTGTGCAGGGTGCAGAGATGCAGCTCGTTGCTGGTTGGGGCGATTCTGGCGTGCAAGTGGGGCTCCTTGTTGGTGCACTGGTGGTGATTATGTTGCTGTTTGGCTGGATCTCTCGCCGTTTTGAGCGGCAAGCGGATACGTTTGCATCACAGCATTTTGCGTTACACATCAGGGAATCGAGTGAAGCGATGGGTCAGATCAGTGAAGCCGCAGTGGTGCCAATGGCAACGGCATTGGCTCGTATCACAGAGTTTCATGCGCTGAATCCACGCGGAAGAAGTTGGCGACACGGATCGATCGCATGGAGGCAGGGGTATTTGGAATCATTAGTGGGAAAGCGAGCAGATGCATTGCCTATTGATCGAACAGTGCGGCGTATCAAGTTGAGTGCAATTGCAGTTCTGTTCTTGGCATTAGTATTGCGTGTTCTTTGGACGATTGGATATGAACAAGATGTGTCTATACAAGCTCTTTCAAAAACAGCGACGCTGATTGGAAATATCTTATGA
- a CDS encoding NifU family protein, whose protein sequence is MNATSHEESSAQSGGDLRASVEHVLELIRPAVQADGGDFDLIDVRPEGVVEIRFKAACVDCPSRASTLHGGIERNLKNLVPGVTSVVAID, encoded by the coding sequence ATGAATGCAACCTCACATGAAGAGTCGAGCGCCCAATCAGGCGGTGACCTGCGAGCCTCCGTTGAACATGTACTGGAATTGATCCGACCAGCAGTACAGGCCGATGGTGGCGACTTTGACTTGATTGATGTCCGACCTGAAGGCGTGGTGGAAATTCGCTTCAAAGCCGCCTGCGTCGACTGCCCAAGCCGTGCGAGCACCTTACATGGCGGCATCGAGAGAAATCTAAAAAACCTTGTTCCAGGCGTAACCTCAGTGGTTGCAATTGATTAG
- a CDS encoding carbon storage regulator, with translation MLVITRREGEEVVIGDPSSPVGVVRIVSIKGDRIRLAFDFPREIEVHRREVADQILADKPHVVGSIRPASGGS, from the coding sequence ATGCTCGTTATTACGCGACGCGAAGGGGAAGAGGTGGTGATTGGAGATCCTTCAAGCCCAGTTGGGGTTGTACGGATCGTTTCAATCAAAGGTGATCGAATTAGGCTGGCCTTCGATTTTCCCCGCGAAATAGAGGTACATCGGCGCGAAGTCGCTGATCAGATTTTGGCTGATAAACCCCACGTTGTCGGTTCAATTCGCCCTGCTTCCGGCGGTAGCTAA
- a CDS encoding glycosyltransferase, producing the protein MIRLSDQFEIVLAHDWLVGLRGGEWVLDQLAQMTGPTKLYTMVSNGQPLTDAIDACEVITSSLQRLPGAAGRCRRWYLPLMPRAVTQMKVAPCDLIISTSSAFIKSIPVPSGAAHLCYCHSPARYLWEQTHDYAQGQGGRLRSLGLSFTGPRLRSWDKKTSASVTKFLANSQHTAHRIERCYGRKAQVCYPPVRVGYFTPDENIERQPWWLVVAALEPYKRTDLVIDAARRGGFALKVAGSGSQFEELRRHAPEHVEFLGRVTDEHLRQLYRQARGLIFPQLEDFGIIAVEAQASGCPVLAFGEGGALEIVTPETGWLFNDVTAHGIAGAVKAAAADQRDSKACVANAQRFSPSVFEQSIADAVDALMRVKKGS; encoded by the coding sequence ATGATACGTCTTTCTGACCAATTTGAGATCGTTCTTGCCCATGATTGGTTGGTGGGCTTACGTGGTGGTGAGTGGGTTCTCGATCAACTTGCACAAATGACAGGGCCAACAAAGCTCTACACAATGGTCTCAAATGGACAGCCATTGACCGATGCAATCGATGCATGTGAGGTGATCACATCATCTCTGCAAAGGTTGCCAGGCGCTGCTGGCCGCTGTCGCCGTTGGTATTTGCCACTGATGCCAAGGGCGGTCACCCAAATGAAGGTGGCGCCGTGCGATCTCATCATTTCAACTTCTTCGGCGTTCATTAAGTCCATTCCAGTTCCATCTGGAGCCGCCCACCTGTGCTATTGTCACTCGCCGGCGCGGTATTTGTGGGAACAGACCCATGATTATGCTCAAGGGCAGGGGGGGCGTTTGCGTTCTTTGGGGCTGAGCTTTACTGGTCCACGTCTTCGGAGTTGGGATAAAAAAACTTCAGCAAGCGTCACAAAGTTTCTTGCAAACTCACAACATACGGCTCATCGGATTGAACGGTGCTACGGCCGAAAGGCACAGGTGTGTTACCCTCCAGTTCGTGTTGGTTACTTTACGCCCGACGAGAACATTGAGCGTCAGCCTTGGTGGTTAGTCGTGGCGGCACTGGAGCCGTATAAGCGCACTGACTTAGTTATTGACGCAGCTCGGCGCGGTGGCTTTGCGCTCAAGGTGGCTGGTAGTGGTTCGCAGTTCGAAGAGCTACGACGGCATGCTCCTGAGCATGTTGAGTTTCTAGGACGCGTCACGGACGAGCACCTTCGCCAGCTCTATCGCCAAGCCAGAGGACTCATATTCCCACAGTTGGAGGACTTTGGAATTATCGCCGTCGAAGCACAGGCATCTGGATGCCCAGTGCTCGCGTTTGGTGAAGGTGGGGCATTGGAAATCGTGACGCCCGAAACGGGGTGGCTATTCAATGATGTCACCGCCCATGGTATTGCTGGAGCGGTCAAAGCTGCTGCCGCAGATCAACGTGATAGCAAGGCTTGCGTTGCCAATGCGCAACGCTTCTCCCCATCTGTTTTCGAACAGTCAATTGCGGATGCAGTTGATGCATTGATGCGGGTAAAGAAAGGCTCGTGA